The window TGGCTGCACAACTGTGTAATGAACTGCGAGAGCTATTCCCCCATAATGCCGTTGAATACTTTATCAGCTATTACGACTACTATCAACCGGAAGCCTACGTTCCCAGTACCGATACTTATATTGCCAAGTCTTCTTCCATTAATGATGAAATTGATATGTTGCGACACTCTGCCACCCGCTCTTTATTTGAACGACGGGATGTAATTGTTGTTGCATCTGTGAGTTGTATCTACGGCTTGGGAATGCCGGAAGAGTACCTCAATGCTTCCATCCCATTCAAGGTAGGGCAAGAACTCAACCAGCGAGATCTGTTGCGGGATTTGGCCAGTGTGCAGTACGAGCGCAATGATTTGGAGTTGACCCGAGGACGCTTCCGTCTAAAGGGAGATGTGCTAGAAATTGTTCCAGCCTACGAAGATCGGGTCATTCGCATCGAATTTTTTGGAGATGAGATCGATGCCATTCGTTTAATTGATCCGGTCACGGGCGAAATTTTGAACAGTCTCAGTGCCCTCAGGGTTTATCCGGCTCGACACTTTGTGACACCGGAAGAACAACTGGAGCAAGCTTTGATCGATATTGAGCAAGAACTAGAAGATCAATTGGCCCGCTTCCGAAAGGAAGGCAAGCTGCTCGAAGCCCAACGCTTGGAACAACGTACTCGCTACGACTTGGAAATGCTGCGGGAAGTGGGCTATTGCAGTGGTATCGAAAATTATTCTCGACACCTGACCGGACGTAAGGAAGGGGATCCCCCTGCCTGTTTGGTGGATTATTTCAAGGCGAATGATTGGCTATTGGTGCTCGATGAATCACATGTGACAGTGCCCCAAATTCGCGGCATGTACAATGGCGACCGTGCCCGCAAACAGGTGCTGGTGGATCACGGGTTTCGCTTGCCCAGCGCCTTGGATAATCGCCCTCTCAAGGCAGAAGAATTTTGGGCGAAAGTCCATCAGTGTGTCTTTGTTTCTGCTACTCCTGGCAACTGGGAACTGGAACAAAGTGAAGCTGAGTTTGAAACCCTGATTGAGAATGGCAAGCCATTGATGCTTTACCGCCCTGGTACTGGTCGAGTCGTAGAGCAGGTGATTCGGCCCACAGGCGTAGTGGATCCAGAGGTGCATGTACGCCCTACTGCCGGGCAGGTGGATGACTTGATGGGGGAAATTTACGAACGCTTAGAACGCTCCCAACGTGGCCCCGCTGAACGGGTGATTGTAACCACTCTTACCAAACGTATGGCGGAAGATCTGACGGAATACCTACAGGAGCGCGGGATCCGTGTCCGTTATTTGCATTCTGAAATTACCTCAATTGAGCGGATCGAGATTTTACAAGATTTTCGGGAAGGCGCTTTTGACGTACTGGTGGGGGTCAACCTACTGCGGGAAGGGTTGGATTTGCCGGAAGTGTCTTTGGTGGCGATTTTGGATGCGGATAAGGAAGGTTTTTTGCGGGCAGAACGATCTCTGATCCAGATGATCGGGCGAGCAGCCCGAAATGTACGGGGAACTGTGGTGATGTATGCCGACAATATGACCGGTAGTATGGCCCGAGCCATCGCAGAAACCGAGCGCCGCCGGGAAATTCAATTACAATACAACATCCAAAACAACATTACCCCCAAGCCGATTATCAAAAAATCCAGCAATGCCATCTTGTCCTTTTTGGCCATCTCCCGCAAACTTAGCGATCAAGATTTGGAGAAAGCCTTCCAAGCCTCGGAAGAGATCCCTCTCTCGGAAATTCCGGAGCTGATTAGCCAACTGGAACTGAAAATGAAAACAGCCGCCAAAAACCTGGAATTCGAAGAAGCCGCTGAACTGCGGGACAAGATCAAAAAACTGCGCCGACGCCTGTTAGGCAACCATCAGGGCACCTAAAATACCTTCCAGACTGGCAAACATGGGGAGTGGCTTATGCCACCATGAGCTTACAGAGCAGCCTAGCATCCCAGGGATCCCCAATCATGATGGGTGTTCGCATCAAACAAGCCATTTCAGCTCTTGTGGTCGGGTTGATGGTTGGGATTTGCCTCTGGCTTATTCCTGCTGTTGCCGCTGCTTCACCCTCTGGGATCCCTTTGGCCCAAGCTCTTGATTTTCGGGATCCCAACTTCTTTCTGACCAACCCCAGCCCTACACCGGCTGGATCTCCCACTCCCGAGGGATCCCCTGCTCCAACCCCTAGCCCCAGCCCAACTGGGATCCCGTTTACCGGACAAGAGGGCACAGAACTGCTGGTGGGGAGCATCCCGGTGTTTCGCTTGCAGACGGCAGAATATCCCAGCGATGTGCGGGCCGACAACATTCGAGCGGTGATCGAACGTTTTTTAGATGAAGGTCAGCTGCCGGAGCCAGAAGTACGGGTGGCCCAAGACCCCAATGGGCAATACGTTTTGCGTCTAGGGGAGAGAGGCCGCTTTGAACCCACGCAACGGTATCTGTTCACGGTCACCTATGCTGATGCTGCTGCCGAACGACGGACATCTCTAAGCCAGGTGGGCCTGAATGAAGTGCGTTTGGTGGCCAACAGCTGGGCGCGGCGACTGGAACAAGCCATTAGTGACTACCGCGAAGATCTGCTGGCTTTGCAACGGGCTCAGGATCCACGGGTGCTGATTCTGTCGATCCTAGCGGGAATTGCCACCCTGTTGGTGGGGTTCTTTCTTTGGCGACTATTCAATCGCAGCTTGGGACGCTTGCAGAGTTTATTGGAAACCAAAGCCGGGGAAGCCTGGCATACCTGGATTGATATTGGCGGGGTGCTTTTGCGGGCTGCTGGGGCACTGCTGATCATCGGGATTTCTTTGGATCGAGGCATCAGCCTTGTGCCTGCGCTGCGACCCTTTCAGCGCTCCTTCTACCTGGGGCTAAGCCGCGTGATCGGCACCGCCCTTGGCGTCTTGACCCAGCCTTTGCCCAACTCTAGCCTTTCCATCGCCAGTTTGCTGGTGTTCATGGCCCTTTCTATCCTGGTATTCACAGGTGCCCACTACCTCAGCGTCGGTCTTAAGGAGCGATTTCTCACCCGCCTGGGGCTGGATTTGGGTACCCAAGAATCCTCAGCCGCCATCTTCAAATACGCCCTTACCTTGCTCGGGATCCTGTTGGTCTTGCCCTTCAGCGGCCTGAACCTGAGCTCTCTCACGGTGATTGCCGGGGCAGTCGGTTTGGGTATCGGCTTCGGCTTGCAGAACCTCTCCAACAACTACATCAGTTATCTGGCCATTTTGTTGGAGCGCCCGATTCAAATTGGGGATTTGGTGCAGGTGGATGAC of the Thermostichus vulcanus str. 'Rupite' genome contains:
- the uvrB gene encoding excinuclease ABC subunit UvrB, whose product is MSEFQLISPYQPTGDQPKAIAELVDSIRAGHRFQTLLGATGTGKTFTIAHTIQQVGKPTLVMAHNKTLAAQLCNELRELFPHNAVEYFISYYDYYQPEAYVPSTDTYIAKSSSINDEIDMLRHSATRSLFERRDVIVVASVSCIYGLGMPEEYLNASIPFKVGQELNQRDLLRDLASVQYERNDLELTRGRFRLKGDVLEIVPAYEDRVIRIEFFGDEIDAIRLIDPVTGEILNSLSALRVYPARHFVTPEEQLEQALIDIEQELEDQLARFRKEGKLLEAQRLEQRTRYDLEMLREVGYCSGIENYSRHLTGRKEGDPPACLVDYFKANDWLLVLDESHVTVPQIRGMYNGDRARKQVLVDHGFRLPSALDNRPLKAEEFWAKVHQCVFVSATPGNWELEQSEAEFETLIENGKPLMLYRPGTGRVVEQVIRPTGVVDPEVHVRPTAGQVDDLMGEIYERLERSQRGPAERVIVTTLTKRMAEDLTEYLQERGIRVRYLHSEITSIERIEILQDFREGAFDVLVGVNLLREGLDLPEVSLVAILDADKEGFLRAERSLIQMIGRAARNVRGTVVMYADNMTGSMARAIAETERRREIQLQYNIQNNITPKPIIKKSSNAILSFLAISRKLSDQDLEKAFQASEEIPLSEIPELISQLELKMKTAAKNLEFEEAAELRDKIKKLRRRLLGNHQGT
- a CDS encoding mechanosensitive ion channel family protein, whose amino-acid sequence is MSLQSSLASQGSPIMMGVRIKQAISALVVGLMVGICLWLIPAVAAASPSGIPLAQALDFRDPNFFLTNPSPTPAGSPTPEGSPAPTPSPSPTGIPFTGQEGTELLVGSIPVFRLQTAEYPSDVRADNIRAVIERFLDEGQLPEPEVRVAQDPNGQYVLRLGERGRFEPTQRYLFTVTYADAAAERRTSLSQVGLNEVRLVANSWARRLEQAISDYREDLLALQRAQDPRVLILSILAGIATLLVGFFLWRLFNRSLGRLQSLLETKAGEAWHTWIDIGGVLLRAAGALLIIGISLDRGISLVPALRPFQRSFYLGLSRVIGTALGVLTQPLPNSSLSIASLLVFMALSILVFTGAHYLSVGLKERFLTRLGLDLGTQESSAAIFKYALTLLGILLVLPFSGLNLSSLTVIAGAVGLGIGFGLQNLSNNYISYLAILLERPIQIGDLVQVDDLLGTVERIGPRATVLRTLDRIFVVVPNSRFTESKVVNWSYRDPRCRIHVPVGVAYGSDTALVTEALLSAAKENSRVLSSPAPQVWLKSFGPSSLNFELLVWINRPQDQFVLISELNFLIEAEFRRRGIRIPFPQQDVYIRSLEGFTPLSKNGGSHAMPDADSIQSALKEAAQLPEDKGGTS